In a single window of the Pongo abelii isolate AG06213 chromosome 1, NHGRI_mPonAbe1-v2.0_pri, whole genome shotgun sequence genome:
- the LOC100455943 gene encoding olfactory receptor 10J1-like, protein MKRENHTVIREFVFQGFSSFHEHKLTLFVVFFTLYLLTLAGNVIIVTIISIDRHLHTPMYVFLSVLSTSETVYTLVIVPRMLSSLLSLSQPISLAGCATRMFFFITLAINNCFLLTAMGYDRYVAICNPLRYMIIMNKKVCAQLVCGACSVGLLVAIVQISSVFRLPFCDKQVAHYFCDIRPVLKLSCVDTTLHDLINFVVSSLVIVVPLGLVFISYILIISTILKVTSPEGQKKAFATCASHLTVVIIHYGCASIAYLKPKSENTRDHDQLISVTYTVFTPLLNPVVYTLRNKEVKNALHRAIGKKPFA, encoded by the coding sequence ATGAAGAGAGAGAACCACACAGTGATAAGGGAGTTTGTTTTCCAGGGTTTCTCCAGCTTTCATGAACACAAGCTCACCCTCTTTGTGGTATTTTTTACCTTGTATCTTTTAACCCTGGCTGGCAATGTCATAATTGTGACAATTATCAGCATTGATCGTCACCTTCACACCCCCATGTACGTCTTTCTTAGTGTGCTTTCCACTTCAGAGACTGTCTACACATTAGTCATTGTACCACGGATGCTCTCCAGTCTCTTAAGTCTAAGCCAACCTATCTCTTTGGCTGGCTGTGCCACCCGgatgtttttttttattaccttGGCCATCAACAACTGCTTTCTGCTCACAGCAATGGGGTATGATCGCTATGTGGCCATCTGTAACCCTTTGAGGTACATGATCATCATGAACAAGAAAGTGTGTGCCCAGCTGGTATGTGGGGCCTGCAGTGTTGGGCTGCTTGTGGCCATAGTTCAGATTTCATCTGTGTTCAGGCTGCCGTTTTGTGATAAACAGGTGGCCCATTATTTCTGTGATATCCGCCCAGTTTTGAAACTTTCCTGTGTTGATACCACTCTACATGACCTAATTAATTTTGTTGTTAGTTCCCTGGTTATTGTGGTGCCACTGGGTTTGGTCTTCATCTCCTACATCCTCATCATCTCTACCATCCTCAAGGTCACCTCTCCTGAGGGCCAGAAGAAGGCTTTTGCAACTTGTGCCTCCCACCTCACTGTGGTTATCATCCACTATGGCTGTGCCTCCATTGCCTACCTCAAGCCCAAGTCAGAGAACACCAGGGATCACGACCAGCTAATTTCAGTGACATACACCGTCTTTACTCCTCTACTTAATCCTGTTGTGTACACTTTGAGGAACAAGGAGGTCAAGAATGCCCTTCACCGTGCTATTGGCAAAAAACCTTTTGCCTAG